The Plasmodium gaboni strain SY75 chromosome 9, whole genome shotgun sequence DNA segment tttttattattattattattgttttttttattattatttttttttattttattatttttatttttatatatatcaatcATATGTAACACATATCTATAATTGTAACCATTTTTATTCTTCAAATAATTAATGtgttttttaaaaaaattactagaacaaaataaaattgcAAGTGTTTTATACACGGcattaatatttatcatattgAAAGAAAGTATTATATCACtcttaaatatattaaaattttgtttgtatgttttatttcttttttctttttttttagattCACTGAATGCATCATTTCCATTTTGATTctgaagaagaaaatatgataGAGGTATATTTAGAAAGGACAAGAGttttttatcataaaaatcttttataaacatataaaagaaatatttaatttttaaaaaatttatgtTGTTATTTGATAAGAGTAAATTATCtatgattatataatattcttttaatttaaaaaggACATTGTTAAAAATAGgattaaatataatattatctattaaattataataattaatatataaattaaatatattcacatagatatttttctttataaaataatccatattattaagaGCAGACAAAATACAATTATTAGTTATGATAACacttatatttaataaataaatttcttttaaatgcattagatataataaaaaagcactaaatatagaagattttaattttaaataatctttaataaaaataattaaaacacttttttttttttttttttttttctcatttaTTTTGCTCTTTTGACAACACATCTgattaaataattcattcatattatttcgatcaacttttaaaaaaaaattcgaatttactttttttataattcgaataattatattttctacAGTGTCATTAGAATATACATTAATAATACAagatataatttttttttctttttttagCATAGTATATTTGAATAGTTGATTATGactatttttatgataaaaagaaagattatcatatataagatttatattattatcacatgtaagatttttattattatcacatgtaagatttttattattatcacatctaatatttatattattatcacatgtaagatttttattattatcacatctaatatttatattattatcatattcaTAAGAATATGTCTTCTtctcattattatcattattatgttgattattatgtgtgatataattatctttaagtgtcatattataattatagctctccatattattattattattattactatcaTATACATCCTGTTTTGTTTCATGTATATATTGTCTTTTCgttttcattttcttacaactatttaataatttcaaatagttacatataattttatattgtaATAGATTAGAAAAAGGGCAAGTCTGAGTCTTTAGaattaataatgatattttatcatcctttaaacataaaattgtatttaataaatttatttctttatttataatattactcaaataattatatataaaacaattcatataattatttatatataaccaTGTCTCATTAAATGCTTTACTTctaaataaaatagaaactatttcatcatcattatttatatttaataattcttcttcctcatatatatatctattttCTCTTTGTCTATTTAATTTCTTATTCTCACTTATACATTCTAAATCGttctttaattttaatatagGACTTATAATAGAGGTTGTGCATATATTAAAATCGGTGTATATTctttcattattattattccaacttattttttttttttttattaatacatCATCCTTTTTTTGTTTGCTCAACCAACAAGAACTAGTAACACGAATGTTTTCGTTCTCCTCATATCTTGATCTCAACATAgttgtaaaaaaaaaaaaaaaaagaaatttaaAACAACCAAATTTGtagtataaaaaaaaattatatgacAAACTAGAGGAGCACacacataaataaataaatatatatatatattatatatatgtatcaACAATATGTTCTTATgttctatttttttttaactttTTTAGATAAGCCAATTTATTTCacaaacatatatatatatatatatatatatatatatatatatatattatatattttattttattttttattttttttatatgcTCTCCTTGAGAgtatattttacatatgggtgtattttgtataaaaaaaaaaaaaagaaatatataaaaatatttatatatttatatatttatatatcttttcgttttaataaaaaatatatattttattattataaaaggaaaaatatgcattgctatatttatatattatttatcgtttaaaaaatatattcacaAATAGCTCTCCCCCCAAAATTTAAGAGActaaatataaacaatatactctcatatgtaatatatttaaaaaaaaaaaaaaaaaaaaaaaaaaaaatttttaatttatatattagCTAATAGTTTGATTAAAATTGTtacaagaaaaaataaataaaacattttgtgtaattttttattttttaaatgtttatagaatatacaaataaatgaatagataaataaatattatatatattatatatatattatatatatataatatatatatatatattttttttttttttttttattatttcttctCAAAAGTGATTTCccttttttcattttgaaTTACATACCTCTTGTGCtcattataaaaatttgtAAGCTGCTTATGTATATCTTCAAAGTTGTCGAAATGATAATAAgaataagaatataaaaatttaatttttttattcacatatttaaataatttttcttcttgGATGATATCAAGAATTTTGGTTggattattattttttttatataatttttctttatacAATTGAATCTTTTgaatttcttttttaaaaaatctTTTAGTTTCATATAAACATCTAAGtattaattcttttaaatttaatattttggTTACATCTGTAattacattatataaaacatttttttctcttaTTAATTCATCGTTTTCAATTATTTTctcaaaaatattattaattgtATTTAATACATTTGTTTGTGGAATATTAAATCTATTTAAAGATTctgatatatataataaagaataacagaattctttattattaatacttttattatatatacgatgtaaataacaatatgcatatataatttctataattatatatataacttgATCGTTAACCTTCTTAATACAACAAATATGTTCCTCAGgtattttcattttttttattacacAGTTTAACCACCAAGGTTCATATctttctatatataaattcataTCATTGTTCTTTATAAAGGAGAAgaattgttttttttctttttcatttaaattctctaattttatttcatctTTTAAAGCTAGCTCGGTTAACACCTTATATCGTTTATTGCTTATCTGCCATTTTTTTAGATGCCCAGAAGGATTCTCCCACTGAtcattgttattattatgatgaggatgatcattattattatgatgatcattattattattattattattattatcatcatcatcatcactaccatcatcattatcatcatcacTACCATCATCACTACCATCATCACTACCATCATCACTACCATCATCACTACCATCATCACTACCATCATCCATATCATTATTCTTTCCTTTTTTCTTCTCTGGTGACTCATATCCATTTATTATCCTATCAACGTTAAACCCCTCATTCTTACAATCTGCCTCATCTTGTAAATCATAAAATTTCTTCAACTTGAATTTAAATTCCTTTATATCAAAATCAGTCAATTcattatttcttatattttcattcaCCTGATTATCTAAAAAAGATTTAACACATGAGGAATCATGTAATTTATAACATTCAACACTACAGTATACTATTTCACATGAGGGGCAGACATACTGAAAcgttttatttttacatacTTCACATGTTTTTCTCATTcttataaatttttttttttttttttatcataccctatatatttacatggtatataaaaaataaaataaaaaataaaataaaatgaaataaaaaaaaatgaaaataaacaaattttacatatatattatatatatatatatatatataactatatttttataacataatttttcctttttttttttttttaaatatatagacTCCTTTCTACattaaaatgaatatattttttaaaatatacgaatataaaaatatatatatatatatattatatgtacatatttttgaatatttataaaataaatgaaaattaaaaaaataaagaaataaataaataaaatatacttatttatatattctatttGATTTTACGAATTTTTCAATGACGTACGtagaattaaaaattttaatcccgcatttatatatataatatgtacatattatttattattattattttattatatataattcagAAGGAACcttaatataaaaaaatatacaaacatataaaaagaaaatattatatatatatatatatatatatatatatatatattttttaatatttatacttttaagaaaaaaaaaaaaaaaattcgTCTTTACcaaatttttatttttttttgaagttttgaatattaatagttttttttttttttttttttgatcATACAAAAgttttaatttattatgtccacattttcaatattaaaaagaaaaatatacatatatatatatatatatatatatatatatatttatgtgtattatattatacatcttaatgtatatatttatttaaatatcatttttttttgtttttttttttgttattttttattcttctGTGTTTAAGtaaaataatttaagaTAATGTCGTATGCTTTATAATTTGGTTCCTTGTAgtcattttttttttggttttttttttttgctcCTCTTTTGTTTTTACGAAGCTTCATTTTGGGCAGTATGAGTGGTATGAATgtcataaaaaaaagacacAAGAGAATAAAACAATTCGGAAGATTAAATGAAAAGATACTAGTTGATGAAAAGAAGATATAAGGCTCTATTTGAATTATGttgaatatttttcttttatgatatattaagaacattaataaattataaatataagaaCAAAACGATAAAAGAAAATAGGATGAGGTAAAGgtaaaaacaaaattttGTAATTTGGTAGctgaaaatatattacttatcattaaaaaaaagatacAAATGGACATAACTATTAAAATAAGTACACATAAAATATGttcaataaaataatttcctataattttatgtaataatataaatacacTAGGTCGAAATAATAAgtgatatataatatttccTAATAAAATGGACTGAGAAAATACTATAAAAACCCATCCTATAGGTTCCtttcttattttttcaatatttaaaaaatatatatcttcaCAAGCATTCATcgatatattataaaaataaaatgtcaaaaatatacaaaGTAATACACATAATACAGGTGggaataataataaggtactttttaataaaacaaaaaatataaataatgtcGATATTTTAGATATGAAATCCTTTGCAACCATTTTGCCTTTTCTATATCcatcatataatattctaatacaaaaaatatacataaaaaatattaataatattaataatatattattatatatatatggtattttattttctccTTTAGATATTATTTCCATATCTTCAATATCATAtctataattatttatatattttaacatATTCTTTCTTATATCCttttgaatattatttatattatatatatcagGCAAACcttttattaattcattATCTACATCATCTattgaataaataaaatccttcttattcattttattcCATTCAATCCTTTctacatttatattataatcattattatttttatttttataatcaaGTCTATTTCCATTTTCAATATCTATACCTTTCAATGCAGACAAAGCTAaatctatatttatattttctggctctttaaataaataactTCTGCTGATATTCAAATCattcatatgtatatgattcccttttaaaatgttatacatatataacttgttgttaaaaaataaagaatccatattataaacattACAAATGCTAGacaaaaaaatgaatgTTATTATTCCTACCAACGTTCCTCTTAAATAACATACTctcattttattaaaacaaatatagaacaagacaaaaatataacgaaaaaaataaaaaaaaaaaaaaaaaattttaatttatatattttaaaatatataatttgaacaaagaaaaaaaaaaaaaaataatatataagaggaattattttaacgtattaaaaatgatacaaaaaaaaaaaaaaaaaaaaaaaaaaaataaataaacaaatgatattatatatatatgtatatatgtgtatattttttaacagtgtgaaaaaaaaaaaaaattccTTGAAATAAGTACTTCTTTCTATAtacttaatatatatatatatatatatatatatatatatatatatatgtacacATGTAGGtcttttcattattatacCTTTGCTGCCATATAAAATGTCAAATATATACACGacatttttaattatgatataatgcattataaattttattttcttatattttattgaGGAAGTTTACATTTATGGTggaaaaaattatataaatgtaaaataacatttaaaaaaaaaaaataaaaaaaataataaaaaaaaataatatatatatataattttattaacaaaattattaaaaaaaaaaatatatacatatatatatatatatatatatatatatatatatatatatattaaaaatatcaaatTGTGATCAAggtaaatatatatatataaaataaagacatacaaatatatatacgtatatattgtaaaaatataaaaaaatatattcaaatgTAAAATAAACTAAAAATAGGGgatagatatatatttatatttattcattaactttttattattcatcCTTTGTTTTTGTGTGGATTTTTTTTCTGCGGAACAGCGATCCAATTACTtttagaaatatatataaaatttgtaaaaaccataataaaaataatatatatactattGTATGCATTACCACCTTTGTTTTACTCTTGCATTCTAATGTTGCAAATTCATCAAgaataatatgtaaatcttttcttttggtatatatattatttttattattaaaaacCTGATTGGCTACTAAGATTTCTACACCATCTGAATCATTTATAGATGtcttaatttttatttcattatcatttacatatgtaatatttacagaaccaaaattattaaatgaatatattttattcaaCTCAAATGGACTTACCTTACTTAAAAGGtttgttaaaaaaaatataacatatttatttatataactAAAAATGTTCTCCTGATTTACACTACTACTTGTAACTTCTATTACACTTTCTTCATTTCCAATTATACTACCAAAATGAACATCCCCacttaaaaataaaagacCTTTTggttttgttttttttattaattccCTTAAACGTTTCAAAGAGTAAGGCATCAAACCCCAATTTTcattaattaaaaaaaaaaaaaaaaaaaaaaaaattatgaacGGTTAAGGCAAAATTGTGAActattcatataaaattatgaacGGTTAAGGTAAAACATtgtaaagaaaataaaaaagaaaaaataaaaatctTAACATATAAcgtataatatataatatataatatattttttatataataatactaaatggaaaaatattcgtatataatataatatatacatatatatatatatatatatgtgtgtgtgcattttttttttttttttttttttttttttttttttttttttttttttttttttttttttttttttttgtacCTGGGTAGAGGATATAATTATGTGGGCACGAGCTTTCGAATTGGTCAACTCCTTTTCTAACCATTTCCATTGCTCATTTCctaatatatcatttttacTATTACAACATAATCCAAAAATGGATGAATGGAAACGTGacaaaaatgaaataaacatatgaaaaaatagATCTTTATATGAATCTGGGGCATAGAAAGGATATGgatctttattatatctaGTATCtaacataataattttaacttgattattttcattatttggatctatatataatttggatatatatgcaccatttcttttatatctgatatcatttttatctatatttaaatagtctaagtatttttttttactttcttttttatatttatataatcgATCAccattatttttattataatcatgatcatcatatataccatcaattttaaatttcttttttagtttcatataaaatgggtctttcttaatatatgtataagCATCATCTAAACATTTTATTTCGCTACAATCtgtataaaaataatcacCTATCCACAGCATAAGCTGTGGTTTCCTTTTCTCTATTGAATTTaataatgtattatttaCTTTTCCTTTTTGATAATTACAACTCAGAAATACAAAATTAGTTAGCTTCTCATTAATTATTTGATCCCCTTGGCATCGGgcatatttaataaaaatgtaaaaagcaaaaattaattttatacaAGTGTTCattattcaaataaaaaataaaataaataaataaataaatatatatatatatatatgtatataataacgcacaccaaaaaaaaaaaaaaaaataacaatataaaatattaactaaataatatattatatatatataattcctttaatagataaatttaaaaatatatacaaaacATATGATATATCCTTAGAATACAATAAATAGgaattatttgttttattgAACAACTTTTTGAAAGTGTTAAATAAGTCgatgaaataaaaaaaaataaaaatatataaatcataataaaataacaaaaaaataggcatacatataaatgtattatatatttacgtgaaatattatagattaagtaaatatttttatcttattagtaatatatcaagccttatcaatatatatatgtacacgtatatatgtatatatgtatgtatatatgtatttatgtatttatgtatttactgctttttattatataacaaatataattctattaaaatgttttttatcaccacttttatattatattttttattcacataaaacaataatgtatttataagtaggattatatatatatattatatataataatatatatcaaatgcctatacatataaaaaggAATGATTTAGAGaatattatgtaaaaattaaatgaagaaataataacacataataatatacgttctttattttatatatatttaaaatatttgttataaAATTGCTATTGATATAAGtgtaaaattaaaaaaaaaaaaaaaaaaaaaaaaaaaaaaaaaaaaaagagggaagtaaagaaatgaaaaaatctctttttgaataaaagtataaaaTTAGTTAGacttatataaaaaataaataaataataataataataaacagatagataaatatatatatatatatatatatatatatataataattgtagtacaatttataaatgtaattcttttttttctttttttttttttttaataccatattatattattactcTAGTATGATGAaccttttttattattaatgtaaaaaaaaaaaaaaaaaagaaaaaattattttacttttaCACATTAAGGAACTAAAGAATATTTTAGggaaataaataaataaatatatatatatatatatatatgtgatatatttttcttaaaattttcttttttttttcatatttttctattgtcatatttttatatatatacaacaTTTCTAGATGAATAAACACGaaacaaattaaattatatacttatttcttttttataaaaaataaaaaaaaaaaaaaaaaataaaaaaaaataataaaaaaattatattattttatggcccttaaaaaaaatgcaCATAAAGTAGTAgtttcataaaatatttaataatattgtaatatgaaaaataataaaaatatataatatatatataaatatattttaaaaatttttttttttttttttttttttttttttttgtaaattttttattattataatatttctatttttttatatattttacataaaGGAAATGatgtataattattacCCATCcattccttttttttttttttttttttttcatctttccaataattctatattattttacatataaaaaggaaaaaaatttaatagtgtggattttttttaatttgaTAAAGTGTAAGAAAATAGATAGTGTTTccttatat contains these protein-coding regions:
- a CDS encoding hypothetical protein (conserved Plasmodium protein, unknown function) codes for the protein MRKTCEVCKNKTFQYVCPSCEIVYCSVECYKLHDSSCVKSFLDNQVNENIRNNELTDFDIKEFKFKLKKFYDLQDEADCKNEGFNVDRIINGYESPEKKKGKNNDMDDGSDDGSDDGSDDGSDDGSDDGSDDDNDDGSDDDDDNNNNNNNNDHHNNNDHPHHNNNNDQWENPSGHLKKWQISNKRYKVLTELALKDEIKLENLNEKEKKQFFSFIKNNDMNLYIERYEPWWLNCVIKKMKIPEEHICCIKKVNDQVIYIIIEIIYAYCYLHRIYNKSINNKEFCYSLLYISESLNRFNIPQTNVLNTINNIFEKIIENDELIREKNVLYNVITDVTKILNLKELILRCLYETKRFFKKEIQKIQLYKEKLYKKNNNPTKILDIIQEEKLFKYVNKKIKFLYSYSYYHFDNFEDIHKQLTNFYNEHKRYVIQNEKREITFEKK
- a CDS encoding putative membrane protein (conserved Plasmodium membrane protein, unknown function) — its product is MRVCYLRGTLVGIITFIFLSSICNVYNMDSLFFNNKLYMYNILKGNHIHMNDLNISRSYLFKEPENINIDLALSALKGIDIENGNRLDYKNKNNNDYNINVERIEWNKMNKKDFIYSIDDVDNELIKGLPDIYNINNIQKDIRKNMLKYINNYRYDIEDMEIISKGENKIPYIYNNILLILLIFFMYIFCIRILYDGYRKGKMVAKDFISKISTLFIFFVLLKSTLLLFPPVLCVLLCIFLTFYFYNISMNACEDIYFLNIEKIRKEPIGWVFIVFSQSILLGNIIYHLLFRPSVFILLHKIIGNYFIEHILCVLILIVMSICIFFLMISNIFSATKLQNFVFTFTSSYFLLSFCSYIYNLLMFLIYHKRKIFNIIQIEPYIFFSSTSIFSFNLPNCFILLCLFFMTFIPLILPKMKLRKNKRGAKKKNQKKNDYKEPNYKAYDIILNYFT
- a CDS encoding hypothetical protein (conserved Plasmodium protein, unknown function), giving the protein MNTCIKLIFAFYIFIKYARCQGDQIINEKLTNFVFLSCNYQKGKVNNTLLNSIEKRKPQLMLWIGDYFYTDCSEIKCLDDAYTYIKKDPFYMKLKKKFKIDGIYDDHDYNKNNGDRLYKYKKESKKKYLDYLNIDKNDIRYKRNGAYISKLYIDPNNENNQVKIIMLDTRYNKDPYPFYAPDSYKDLFFHMFISFLSRFHSSIFGLCCNSKNDILGNEQWKWLEKELTNSKARAHIIISSTQFFFFFLINENWGLMPYSLKRLRELIKKTKPKGLLFLSGDVHFGSIIGNEESVIEVTSSSVNQENIFSYINKYVIFFLTNLLSKVSPFELNKIYSFNNFGSVNITYVNDNEIKIKTSINDSDGVEILVANQVFNNKNNIYTKRKDLHIILDEFATLECKSKTKVVMHTIVYILFLLWFLQILYIFLKVIGSLFRRKKIHTKTKDE